CACGGCGACTCGAGGActcactgggggggggggggtttcttcttctttggtcgCTTTTCATTCACTCGTTGTTTATTCTCACGAACTGAGACGAGAAGAAAACTTGTGAAGTGTGgaaacgtgtttgtgtgtttgtgtgtttgtgtgtcaaacCACACTCCGTTGAATTttagaaatgtctgtttttaacgTGGGTGTTTATCTGACCGGGGGTCAAAGCTGTCTCTGTTTGTCACGTCATTAAGTCGctatttgacctttttatttaCTCATATAATCTTATTGTTTGTTTGGACACTTTAATTACACTTTAATGAAAGTGTAATTGACGTGTTATAGTGAGAACGTGTCGGCTTCCGGttggtttcagttttttgttttgtttttattttcagattttaaaagaaTCATGGCCGCAGGAAGAATGCGCTGCACGCGACGACTGAGAACCTGGATGATCGAtcaggtgagtgagtgtgtgtgtgtgtgtgtgtgtgtgtgtgtgtgtgtgtgtgtgtgtgtgtgtgtgtgtgtgtgtgtgtgaggggagggggagaaggaaaagggaaaCCAGGAGATAAACACCATGACcaatttaaagggatagttcacagaaagctcattatctactcatcactatgAAGTAAATGTGAATCAGAAACACATCGACAcgatttaacacattttaaaaacgtGTAAATCAGGTTTAGTTTGATTGACAGACGCTCGTCGGGCTCCACCTTCTGAATGttgtatgaaaacaaagagaaacacttttatttacatcctcacgttttttaaaatgctggaaaatatcaaatctgattgaattactttaaatttaaaggATTATTTAATAACGGGCGATCATTTATTTTGTCGATTAAATTGATTGCAAGTCTATTTCTAACTATCGATTAATCGTTTTCACGCCAGGTTCCtgatatttaattgtttttagtcttttattttcatctccGGATGTTTTACTTGTGGTTTTAGTTTCCCCTGAGTTGTGTCTGCAGGCGTTTCTCCTCCTGGTTGaaaacaatctgtgtgtgtttctgatttcGCCTGCGGCAGGTCAGCAGTGGAAAGTATTCGGGGCTGGAGTGGGACGACGAGGCCAAAACCATGTTCCGTATCCCGTGGAAACACGCGGGGAAGCAGGACTTCCGCAAAGATGAGGACGCCGCCATCTTTAAGGTCAGACTGCCCTTCTGGGTCAAAACCATCCAAACAAACTCTCTAACCAAACTTCTGTGGAGCAGCCGGACTTGAACAGAACCCGCGTGTCCTCTCATGTCCGCAGGCGTGGGCCGAGTTCAAAGGGAAGCTGTCGGAAGGAGGTCAGGACAACCCGGCCATCTGGAAGACCCGTCTGCGCTGCGCCCTGAACAAGAGCCCGGAGTTCGAGGAGGTGATGGAGCGAGCCCAGCTGGACATCTCCGAGCCGTACAAGGTGTACCGCCTGGTCCCCTTCAGCGAGCAGGGTGAGAGGAACCACTCAGTCCACGTCCCCGTCCGTCTTTCTGTCCCTGTCAAAACGAGTTCTGAAGAAAAAAACGGTTTCCAAAGACAAACGGCGCGCACACGTGACTGACTTTACATATGttggatttaaatgtatttacctGAGGTCCCACAGCAGGCTCAGCACAATGTTCTCCATCTCctttaaacaggaaacattgTTTAATATGATATTTAACATCGAATGTACTTTATAATATATACCAGAGGTTTAGAACAAGAAGAACAAGTTGTTAAAGTCTCACTTTTTATCTACTTTTATCTCTAACTTTTGTTTAACAAAGAGTTAAATGTGGTTCAGGTCTGAGAAGTTTTTTTGTGCTAAAACAATTTGCTGAATAATCAAGTTGTGTCTTGACAGATAATGAATCTATTTTGATCACAGTAAAatcatttattgattatttaaataagATTCTCAGTTTTCAGCTTCTCACATTTGAGGATTCgctgttttgatgttttttcctcgtatataattttaaaataatcagatcaaAGTCAGGACGACGCTGAGGAACCTGTTACTTTCAGAATGAGTCAACATGACGTGTAACTTATTGTAATATAGTGTTTGATCAGATTGTGGTTGATCAGATTGGTTCTCATGAAAGAACGTAAGAAGCTTTTCAGTTTCTAATAACTTCAGAGTCGTCAGAACAGGATTTATTaccatgatttatttttcttatgttCAGGTTCGATTACATCACTTCACCTTCTTATGTTTTCTCcattattttgatttaattctcctgaagttgtttttaattttcctgATTTGAAACCGTTGCCCTGAACGTCTCACCTCACTTTACATTACATCAGGTTTTTACAGCTGCTGCTCAAATAAACCTGCTGAGCTGTCGTGTGTTGTCTCAGTGAGAAAAGGCCAAAGTTCAACTACCACTATTTCAATCCACTTTATTATTGATCCTGGCTTTAAATCCTTCAATACACTTTATTAAAAATCATCTGGTTCTCAGcgtctctgtgtttttgagTCGTAACCTAAGAGACGAACGGATCCAGCAGAGACATGAGTCAACACTGAGATCAGAGCTCAACACAcccagcaacacaaacaactgtgtctCATTCATCCTcgtgtgtgtgaaactgtttcaagtctttgttgttttgcagaGGTTTTGAACCGTTTCTTCTCTCGTCTCTTCAGGTTTGTTGCTTCctgaagagaaaagcagaaagaaaaccacCAGGAagttgaagaggaggagcagcgagTTCGAGAGCGACGAAGACGACGATGTTCACGTCAAGCAGATAAAGACGGAGGTGGTCACGTCTCAGCTGGTGAGTCACtcgtgtttgtgtctcacacCCCCTGGTTTCAAAAGGTGTTTACGCAACCAGTCATCTATTTTAAACTGGATTATCACAGACTTCTACAGCTGCGAAGCTCACACGGCTAAATGAACTGagaattcaaatgttttatgaaccTGTTCACTGGTGAAGTAACGACATGACACAAACCTCCTGTCCCCCGAGTGTCTCTAAACATCTGTCTCCTCCGCTGCCGTCTTTCTGCTTCTCAGTGTGACGACAAGATTCTGCAGCAGAGCGACATCATGGTCCAGACAGACGAGCCCGTTCAGCACAGCACCGTCACCATCCAGAGAGACGGTGAGTTCCACCTGTGTCCAGAGCTGAAGTCCTGAAGGCTTCTGGAGCTTCTGTATGAGGAACACTttgagttcacgtctgaaaacagctgtacaGCGTTCACACGTCTGGATGCTACTCACCTCAtagaatctgaatctgaatctcaTAGTCCTTCTATCTTCTGTCTGCAGTGGTGGACGAGATCCAGCTGGATGTTCGGTATGAGGAGAGCGTACCTGCTGCGTACGAAGGTAACGAGCTGAAAAAGTGCAGCTGCTGTGAAATGCTGGACAGTTTTCACCTTGCTATCTTCAGATTTAGTCTTTGCATGTGGTCATTTTGTAGAAATCAGTTTTTTAGGATTTATTAACTGAGCATTGTGAGTGGGTGTCTTTTGTTTTGAGAGTAAAAGCATcatcttgtgtttctgtgtccagGCGACTCCATCAACGTGGCGGTTCACTACTTAGGAAAGGAGGTGCTCAGACGCCAAATCCTGGGCTCTGATGTCCGGATAACCtacctcccttcctccctcgtTCCCCCGACGCCGTCCAACGTCCTGAAGGGCCGGTTTCCACGCATCCCTCTGCCGGAGCCGCCCTCCACGCTGTCGGCCGGCCCGGAGCTGCAGGCGCTGCAAACCCTGCTGCCCTTCATGGAGAAAGGGGTGGTGCTGACCTCCACGCAGCAGGGGGTGTACGGCAAGAGGTACTGCCAGGGGCGGGTCTTCTGGACGGGGCCGCACACGACCACGTCGGGGCCGCacaagatggagagagactCTGAGCCGGTGCTGCTCTTCAGCAGAGACGCCTTCAAGCAACGTGAGTGATCTCAGCATCAGAACAAACAGCGGAACAGACCCACTGGTTCTTCACAGCTGATCAGGATCTTACATCAGAGCaggaaccaatcagagcaggaaccaatcagagcaggaacCAATCAGAGCCGACTAAGCTTTTTTGGGCCAAGAGCTAAACGTTTGTGTTTCACAGGGAAACAGTGAGCGACCAGTTTTAGAACGACTCTGGTTCCAGATGTAAAACTCTCTAGAAATAAATAAGAGtggaactacacatcccataaaccgTTAGAAAGAGAAATCATGGTCACGCTGTGGTAAACGTGAAGTGACGCTGCTGTTACatctgaggattgtgggtagtgtggCTTCTATAGCTGATCATCAAAGTCTCTGttcagaaaatgcatttttacttctggaaccagaatgttgaactttattttcttaatgttaATGAGtaaattgtttgtatttaaaatgtcagaaaattcTAAACCCCAGAATATTCTCACATAGGATAAAAGAGTCGAGAAGATAAATCAGAGAAACTTTCTTCAGAACAACAATCATCGATGCTCAGCTTTAAATCTACAGATGTTTTGAACTCAGAATCTAATTTATCATTGTTGTATTAACGTCACCGTTTGTGTCCCGTTGGTTCAGAGCTGGATCCGTTCTGCTCAAACGGAGGAGAGCCGCCTCAGTGCGGCTTCACTCTGTGTTTCGGAGAAGAGCTGAGTGACAGCGACGAACCGTCCGAGAAACTCATCATCGCTCAGGTGAGGGATCCTCAACACGTCACGTTTTCAATTCAACGCTCACTGACGTTTAGATTCAATCTTTTCGTCATCGACTGATTTTATCTCCCAcgattttatttctgtgtctgtcgtgatttttggtcatttttagGAAAATATGAGGAAAGTTTCCAAGAAATTAGCTGGAGAGTAGAAGACAATACAAGATAGAGAATGACCAGAGCAGCGCTGTTTGTGTTGATACCTctacctgctcctctctgctgtagATCACGCTGCCGTGGGGCAGAGCAGGAGGTGCAGAACAGAGTGTTGATACCTttacctgctcctctctgctgtagATCACGTTGCCGTGGGCAGAGCAGGAGGTGCAGAACGCTCGATCCATCTGCAACTCCATCAACCTCTTTAAGTCTCTGGCCAGTCAGTCGCCGCTGGGAGAAATAACCCTGAACCTGGTGGCCGTGCCTTCGCCTACGACGTCCGAGACGATCATGTGGGCGACGCTCTGAACGCGCCAGGCCGCGCGAGGGGTTCATTCCACAAATAAGACACACTCCCCCCAGGTGGTCGCCTGGAAGCACTACACGAAACTGAGAGGTCGTCTTCACTCTTTAAATAATGTGACGTTAAATCTGTTCTTTTCATTTAACCCAAGCCAGTGGTTCCCAACTGCAGGACCAGGACTCCCACAACGTTCAATCacatcactttgtgtttgttgaccAGGCCTTTAAAAGGTTTATtctaatgaaacaaagaaactTTGTTTGACCCGGTTCAGTTTACAcgcagaggtcaaaggttggGAACCACAGCTTTTACCAACTTATAATTGTTTATACTATAGCACTATAGAAATCttgtgaaatattattttactattaacaataaaaaaagggaaacacatGTGAAGCTGTGATATTAATCGAAAGTAGTTCAGTAGAACAGTATTGAGGGAAGAAAATGCATATTACTATTTTTATGTTATCACAAAGTCTCTTCATCTAAAACACAAACCTCATATGTTTTTGTTCTGAAACACAGACGTGAGTAAATACAAGTAGCTTGACTGTCGTCCTTTAATAAAGTTTCACTGTTGATGAAACAGGCAGAAAAAAGGAGCCTACATTTCAGTGCATTTTAGgagttattgttattactacGTTAATATTATAGAGGAGTTAAACTTGATCTTAGTGTTTTAAAAGTTGCACTGAACTCTGACATGGTTCAGACAAGGTTTTACCGTCGGTTTCTGTTCTGACGGTTTCTGGATAACGAGATCAGTAGAACAGAAACACCTTAAAGTGAAAAGTTCAGCCCTGCGGTGACACCGCTCTGTTGAAGCTCAGACTTGAAGCTCAGAGTTGAGACACTTTGTAAGAAAACATCCTGTGTGGCACGTTTCCTCTTTGCAACCACACTTTACACTTTCCAAACTTCAGACAAAAGGCAGCAACGCGAGTGAGTCacagaaaaacatctttttttatagTCTGTAAAATTTCAACACATGCGTCACTTAACAGGAGTTTAGAGGAGCGGGCCGCATGATGCTAAATGCTCAGTttgcagtttattaggtacacgtAGCTAAAACTAATCCAGTTTGATTCAACTGCATTGATTCAGATGTTCATGAAGCTTCAACCTGAATCATCACCTGCTACTCACAAAAACTCACATTTCTGAGCTTCAACAGACGAGAACTCGCTGCAGGACTTTCGTACTGTTAcgtgtttctaatattttttcCAGCTCTGCCGCTTCATGTAATATCTGTGGGAATAACAGTAGTAAGAGAATCAAAtggcaaaagagagagagagaagaaagagagaaatgccTCAGTTGTTGCGTAACAGTGTTAAATGTGGATTTAAGGTGGATTTCTCCTTCAGATCAGCAGGTCTGGACCACAAGGCACAGTctgacgagggggggggggtggggtgaaGGATTACACACAGATCATCTATCGATCTGTAAACATTTTCTTACTTAAGCTTGTTCTATTTCATGTCTCTGTTCAGTTGacaaaaagcattaaaaataaACGTCTTCCTAAACTCTTGTGTTGAACGTGTGGTGTTTTCAggttatataaaaaaagaaagaaaaagaaaatcacatttgtAAATAAAGAGGACGACGGGTCAGATCATAAATAAATCCGCACTCTGGTAAAAACGGGCGCTACAGTTCTAGATGTTCCCGTTGGCCGGCGACGCCAGCTCTGCTATCTTGGTGTTCAGTTTCTGATTGGTCCAGTCCTTCGTGATGTCGTCCAGGTGACCGTCGAAATCCACCAGCTGCATGTGATCGCCCGACTCCAGCATCTGACCGGCTATCGCCCGAGTCTCCTCCCACTGCCGCAGCATTATCCTGAACAACACGGGACATCAGTGTTAatgcagcgggggggggggggtctgctcCGACATGAGCTCCAGAAGTTTAGCAACAGGGAGGCGAACAGAGGTTTTAACAAAGTGTTGATTCaatgtttctgcaggtttcaacaagatCAATTTAAGACGTATTAAGATCGTATGAATGAAACTTAAGATCCATGTCACGTgtgacagatatgaaggaaaaTCAAGAGTCGCAGAATCACTTACTCTTAATAATAATTGAAGAAAATGTGAAGTCGCCGAgtagagaataaaaaaaactgttattttaaagCACGACAGAAGAAGCgttaaatgaacattaaaataattaagaCCTAAAAATAATTGAacgtatttaagactttttcaGGCCCTGCAGAAACTCTGTAATATGCAAATTAGATCCGATCATTGACTCCATGAGGAGCCAGTTCCTGTGAAGTATGAAGTTTCTAACAAGTTTTGATCTTGTTTAACGAGTAAAAACCTCAGACGCCGACGTGATGATAAAAAGATCCTGTGAACTTTGTCagaaaattttaaataaataggtTAATTGATTTGAACCCCGACCCAGCAGCTGTTTCTTacgtgtgtttgtctttgagcAGCCATCTGGAATCTTTGCGCTCGTACATCACGATGGGAGGAACCCGATAGTCTGCAGACATCTTACTACTGTCGAGCTgcgaaaacaaaacagagataTTTTCAAATGAACTGAGGCAGCAAAGGAAACTAATGGCGTTAAATTCACTTACCATTAACAGAACAGCATTATCAAACTGCTCAGCGATCTTATCCGCGATCTTCAGTGCACAGGGCGTCGGGCTGTGGGGATGAAAACACCAGACAGTAAAAGAAAAGGTCAAGGAAAGGGCTGAACTGACAAAAGGTCTGAGAAAAGAGAAACCTTTGACTCGCCTACTATCTGATACACAGGCGTTGGCTTGATAGTATCCCACAATCCTCTGCTGCGTCTGCGAACACCACACGTCCACCTGAAACACACGACCGCCACGGACGTCTTTAATCGTTTCTGTGCTCGTTAGACACATTAACATCCATCCAGCTTCTTACAGAGTAATTATAGGACACGTGGCCACTTCAGGGGATAAATTAAAAAGGTCTCCGAGAGTCTGAGGTACTTTGACGGACGTGCGAACAAAGAGATTCACTGTGATTCAGAATACGCAATGAGAACGAcaccggaaatgtttccagggaaAAGTGATGAATCTGTAGTTCAACGTGAAGTTACTGGAATCTGCTGCTCGTCGGTGGTGATGCAACTGCAGCTTCAGCACTTTGGTGTTTTCTCTATTTGAATGTTTCTTCTCTATTTGAATGTTTCTTCTCTATTTGAATGTTTCTTCTCTATTTGAATGTTTCTTCTCTATTTGACTGTTTCTCTATTTGAATGCGTTTTCCCCACTGGCTGCCCGTTGCGCTCCCTCCGCCCCTGTACATCAGACCAGTGAGCGGGGGGCCCCACCTGTGTGAGGGCCAGCTGGGTGATGGGGGCCAGGGGCAGGTGAGCGTGCAGCAGCGGCACGCAGTCCGTCACGcacacagcgccccctggcGAGCTGGACGACAGCAGCAGCCCGTTGATGCTGCACCGTGGGAACAGGGACGCGTGAAGGAACATCTTCACGTAGGCTCGACAGGACAGCTCCACTTCCCCCATGACGACGGCTGGACGAGCGCCTCCTGGAGGTGACACACGAAACACTCCCATGAAacactgctgttgttgttacaccgggtgttagcattagcatgcgAGCTAACCGAGCGCAGCGGGATTTAATCTTACCTGAAGTTGAATATGATTAAAAGGTGAAGTCGCAGCTTCGGGAATCAGCAACAGACACAAGATGTTTAAATGGAGTCtacgtgtgtttttgtttttaaaatcctgctCACGAGCTGTGGATGCTACTGTCTCACTCAGTGGGCTAATAACAACCATGCTTCCGGTACCGCCCACATGGCTTACATGGAGGGACGCGATTGGCCGGGGCGGTGACGTTCTGTTATTCGATTGGAGCAACAAGGAgccaatcattttattcattagtCCTCAGGTTCAGTGCAATGCTCATGTTTGAGAGCAGCGCCCTCTCGCGGCGTGGATGTCGCGTGACAGGCTAAAAGT
This portion of the Hippoglossus stenolepis isolate QCI-W04-F060 chromosome 19, HSTE1.2, whole genome shotgun sequence genome encodes:
- the emc9 gene encoding ER membrane protein complex subunit 9, which encodes MGEVELSCRAYVKMFLHASLFPRCSINGLLLSSSSPGGAVCVTDCVPLLHAHLPLAPITQLALTQVDVWCSQTQQRIVGYYQANACVSDSSPTPCALKIADKIAEQFDNAVLLMLDSSKMSADYRVPPIVMYERKDSRWLLKDKHTIMLRQWEETRAIAGQMLESGDHMQLVDFDGHLDDITKDWTNQKLNTKIAELASPANGNI
- the irf9 gene encoding interferon regulatory factor 9 isoform X2 — translated: MAAGRMRCTRRLRTWMIDQVSSGKYSGLEWDDEAKTMFRIPWKHAGKQDFRKDEDAAIFKAWAEFKGKLSEGGQDNPAIWKTRLRCALNKSPEFEEVMERAQLDISEPYKVYRLVPFSEQGLLLPEEKSRKKTTRKLKRRSSEFESDEDDDVHVKQIKTEVVTSQLCDDKILQQSDIMVQTDEPVQHSTVTIQRDVVDEIQLDVRYEESVPAAYEGDSINVAVHYLGKEVLRRQILGSDVRITYLPSSLVPPTPSNVLKGRFPRIPLPEPPSTLSAGPELQALQTLLPFMEKGVVLTSTQQGVYGKRYCQGRVFWTGPHTTTSGPHKMERDSEPVLLFSRDAFKQQLDPFCSNGGEPPQCGFTLCFGEELSDSDEPSEKLIIAQITLPWGRAGGAEQSVDTFTCSSLL
- the irf9 gene encoding interferon regulatory factor 9 isoform X1, which translates into the protein MAAGRMRCTRRLRTWMIDQVSSGKYSGLEWDDEAKTMFRIPWKHAGKQDFRKDEDAAIFKAWAEFKGKLSEGGQDNPAIWKTRLRCALNKSPEFEEVMERAQLDISEPYKVYRLVPFSEQGLLLPEEKSRKKTTRKLKRRSSEFESDEDDDVHVKQIKTEVVTSQLCDDKILQQSDIMVQTDEPVQHSTVTIQRDVVDEIQLDVRYEESVPAAYEGDSINVAVHYLGKEVLRRQILGSDVRITYLPSSLVPPTPSNVLKGRFPRIPLPEPPSTLSAGPELQALQTLLPFMEKGVVLTSTQQGVYGKRYCQGRVFWTGPHTTTSGPHKMERDSEPVLLFSRDAFKQQLDPFCSNGGEPPQCGFTLCFGEELSDSDEPSEKLIIAQITLPWAEQEVQNARSICNSINLFKSLASQSPLGEITLNLVAVPSPTTSETIMWATL